The region GCCAGCTGGTAGGCGACGACCTGTTCGTAACGAACGTGGAGCGTCTGCAGCGAGGAATTGATGAGGGCGTGGCTAACTCTATCCTGATCAAGGTGAACCAGATCGGAACGCTGACCGAAACCATCAACGCCATTAACCTGGGCATGCGCCACGGCTATAAGAGCGTGATGAGCCACCGTTCAGGCGAGACAGAGGATAACACCATTGCCGACCTGGCTGTTGCCCTGAACACAGGTCAGATCAAGACTGGCTCGGCTTCCCGTTCAGACCGTATGGCCAAGTATAACCAGTTGCTTCGCATAGAGGAGGAACTTGGTGAGGTGGCATACTTCCCTGGCAGGAAGTTCTAAAATACCATTTTTAGAAAATATATTTTGTAAGGCTGTGGGTTATAAGACTCACAGCCTTATTTTTGTATGCACACCTTAGCCCAATGTTATGATACAGCGCATCCCCAAAATATTCAGGAACTTCTATCTCATTGTTTCCTTTCTGTTTGTCGTATGGATGCTGTTCTTCGACTCCAACGATTTTGTGACCCAGTACCAGATGCGCCGCCAACTGAGCGAACTGGAGCGTGACAAGGAGCATTACCTGGAGAAGATGGCGGAGGTGGAGAAAGACCGCAAAGAGTTGATGGGCAACCCGGCGTTGCTGGAGAAATTCGCCCGTGAAAAATACCTGATGAAGCGCCCCAACGAAGACGTGTTCATTATTGTGCCGAAGGCGGAGTAGGAAGTATAGTTAAAAGCAGGCAGCGCTGCTCTAACGTACATCCAGCCCCTTTGTATGGCGCAGGCGACCGCCGGGCGCCTCAGCTTCCATAGCGGCTATGCTGAAGAGCATTGGTGCCGGAAGCGCTAAGTATAAATTTTATACTTCAGGTATAAACCGAATTAACCTCCCCCTTCTCAAAACAAATCCCTCCCCAAATAATTTGTAACTTTGTAGTATAGCGCTGCTGCCAAATGGCGGCGGGCTCACGTAAATATAGATACTATGGCAAAAGTTGCAATAAACCTTTCTACCGGAGCTCTTCAGCAGGAAGAGGTAATAGTAGGTATAGATTTAGGAACGACCAACAGCTTGGTGGCCTACATCCATCCTGAAGATAAAAAGCCGATCGCGATCAACGACCAGGGCCGTGGCACGATTGTGCCGTCGGTGGTGCACTTTACGCAGCAGGGCGATACGATTGTGGGCACCGAGGCGAAGGAGTACCTGACCACTGACCCGGCGAATACTTTCTACTCCGTAAAGCGCCTGCTGGGCAAGTCGTACAAAGACCTGGGCGAGCACAAGGATTACTTCGGCTACAAAATCATCGACGATGATTCAGAGGGCCTGGTGAAGATACGGGTGCAGGACACCTTTCACTCCCCAATTGATCTGTCGGCGGAGATATTGAAAGAACTGCGCGAGCGGGCCGAGCATTCCCTGAAAACCCCGGTGAACCGTGCGGTGATCACGGTGCCGGCCTACTTTAACGACTCTCAGCGCCAGGCTACCCGTGATGCCGGAAAGCTGGCCGGGCTGGAGGTGCTGCGCATCGTAAATGAGCCCACCGCAGCGGCGCTGGCCTATGGCATCGGCATCGACCCAAGCGAGGAGAAAACCGTGGCCGTGTATGATCTAGGGGGCGGTACGTTTGATATCTCTATCCTGAGCATCCACCAAGGCATTTTCGAAGTGCTCTCCACGCACGGCGATACCTACCTGGGCGGCGATGACTTCGACCGTGCCATCATCAACCACTGGATTCAGGAAAACCAGCTGATCGCGGATACGATAAACGAAGATAAAAACTTGCAGCAGGAGTTACGACTCCGAGCCGAAGAAGCTAAGAGAACCCTCAGTTCCCAGCCAGTCTACACCGGAACCATAAACGGAGCTATAGATTGCCACATCGAACGCCATACCTTTGAGACGCTGATCGCGCCAACTGTTGCCCGCACCATTGAGAGCTGTAAGCAGGCCATGGCCGATGCCAAGCTGCAGCCGGAGCAGATCGATGCGGTGATCATGGTAGGCGGTTCCACGCGTGTGCCGATGGTATACGAGGCAGTGTCAGCGTTCTTTGGTAAGCCAGCCAACAACCAGCTGAACCCGGATGAGGTAGTGGCCCTGGGCGCAGCGATCCAAGCCGACATCCTGGCGGGCAACCGTAAGGACATCCTGCTGCTGGACGTAACCCCGCTCACGCTGGGCATCGAAACCATGGGCGGCCTGATGGACCCGATTATCCCCCGAAACTCTAAAATACCGACCAAAGCCGGACGCCAGTATACCACCTCGGTGGACGGCCAGGTGAACATGAAGATCTCGGTTTACCAAGGCGAGCGCGATGTGGTGAAAGAGAACCGCAAGCTGGCTGAGTTCGACCTGAAGGGCATACCTGCCATGCCGGCCGGCTTCCCGAAGGTGGACGTAAACTTTATACTGAATGCTGATGGCATCCTTAAAGTAGAGGCCGTGGAGCTGCGCTCGGGCGTGCGCCAGGAGGTGGAGGTGAAGCCGCAGTATGGCCTGACCGACCAGCAGGTGGAGCAGATGCTGATGGACTCCATCACCCACGCCAAGGACGACGTGGCCACCCGTATGCAAATTGAGGCGCGCACCACGGCTGAGCAGATGCTCTACCAGGTAGAGCGATTTGTGGAGAAGAACGGCCAGCACCTGACGGAGGAGGAGATCAACCTGACGCGCGAGAACCTGCAGAAGCTGCGCGAAGTATTGGCAGCCGGGGGCGATAAAGATGCCATTTACGCAGCCATCGACAGGCTGGAGGAACAGACCAGCCCGTTTGCCGAGCGCGTGATGCAGATCTCTATCAAGCAGGCCATGGCCGGTAAGAAGATCGAGTAGAAGTATAAAGCAGCCTGGGAAGATACAAGCCCGGAGCTGCGCAAAGTATAAAAGAGAAGCGCTGGCTATACTTTAGCCAGCGCTTCTCTTTTATACTTATAAGTATGATAGACGGTACTTCAGCTTTGGATGCTCCCTTTACCTGATGAGGTGCCGAAGCAGTGGAAGCCAGCTCAGCCTAAACCAGGCAATGGCTCTGGTTATTGTGCTATGGCTTGGAGCACAAACTGCAGCAGGCTGAAGTTAAAGTATAGCAGCGTAATGGCCACAATCACCCCGACCATCACGTTGGCGTAGGGCGCATCCTGTTCCTGCACTTCCCGCACACCCCAGTAGATGTAGCCGATAAGGGCCAGCAGGGCGTAGAGCAGCAGCAGAGCAGGTATGGCCAGCAGCACCTCCACGGAGGCGATGCGCCAGAAGTAGTTCAGGCCCAGCCAGAACAAGTTCAGCGTCCACGACACGACCAGCATCAGGATGCTGCGCCGCCCTGACACTAAGCCTATACTTCTGAAAAACTTTGCCGCTGCTGTGCCTTCTCCCGCTGCCATATTTTATCCTTACAGTTTAATTCCGAAGCGCTGGCCCAGCGACTCCAGGTCGCGCTCCACGGGTGTCAGCAGCGGAATACCCTGAATCATGCGTATCTCTTCCGTTACCCGCTCCGGGTCGCCCGGAATCAAGACGGCACTCTCGCCCGGAACCACGTTTGCGCTCCGGAAGGCTTCGATCCAGTTGTCCATGTGCTGCTTGAACTCATCGGCCGGGCGAAAAGCATCCACGCGCATGGCTCCTAAGAAGTGGCCGATTCCTTCGCCGGGCAGGTTGTCTGCCACCGGCAGGAAGGCCACAAACGGCGGCACCCACGGTCCGTAATTGGCACCGGAAAGCACCGCCGACAAGATATCTACCACAGCGGCCAGAGCATACCCCTTGTGGCTGCCATGGTCGCGGTCTGAGCCGAGGGGAAGCAGCGCGCCGCCGTCCTTTAGTTCGTTGGGATTTGTAGATTCGTTCCCTTCCTTTGTCTGGA is a window of Pontibacter kalidii DNA encoding:
- a CDS encoding FtsB family cell division protein is translated as MIQRIPKIFRNFYLIVSFLFVVWMLFFDSNDFVTQYQMRRQLSELERDKEHYLEKMAEVEKDRKELMGNPALLEKFAREKYLMKRPNEDVFIIVPKAE
- the hscA gene encoding Fe-S protein assembly chaperone HscA encodes the protein MAKVAINLSTGALQQEEVIVGIDLGTTNSLVAYIHPEDKKPIAINDQGRGTIVPSVVHFTQQGDTIVGTEAKEYLTTDPANTFYSVKRLLGKSYKDLGEHKDYFGYKIIDDDSEGLVKIRVQDTFHSPIDLSAEILKELRERAEHSLKTPVNRAVITVPAYFNDSQRQATRDAGKLAGLEVLRIVNEPTAAALAYGIGIDPSEEKTVAVYDLGGGTFDISILSIHQGIFEVLSTHGDTYLGGDDFDRAIINHWIQENQLIADTINEDKNLQQELRLRAEEAKRTLSSQPVYTGTINGAIDCHIERHTFETLIAPTVARTIESCKQAMADAKLQPEQIDAVIMVGGSTRVPMVYEAVSAFFGKPANNQLNPDEVVALGAAIQADILAGNRKDILLLDVTPLTLGIETMGGLMDPIIPRNSKIPTKAGRQYTTSVDGQVNMKISVYQGERDVVKENRKLAEFDLKGIPAMPAGFPKVDVNFILNADGILKVEAVELRSGVRQEVEVKPQYGLTDQQVEQMLMDSITHAKDDVATRMQIEARTTAEQMLYQVERFVEKNGQHLTEEEINLTRENLQKLREVLAAGGDKDAIYAAIDRLEEQTSPFAERVMQISIKQAMAGKKIE